One Vigna unguiculata cultivar IT97K-499-35 chromosome 7, ASM411807v1, whole genome shotgun sequence genomic region harbors:
- the LOC114192273 gene encoding protein PTST homolog 3, chloroplastic isoform X1, with product MGSVWVCYFPTCTTLPCRHCIFSPTHLLHHSTTLSLRARASQTTTSARTRTRRSRRIKSDAEICNDVREFLASVGLPDDHIPSTKELLLHGWNDLANIVRRRGHKQIQELLTGSSLKADADFLSAENSLDERLDTPNVFEDPLTGQNEKVDSLVDNVETSSEYFVGSNSSSLFVDSSSSLGEGTDTVQEALANLSIGDGLREFNDHAEVVSNATKENIYPNEVPIEDNDCDSLFPNFSSQSSIMPVEISGELPFETVSSGNSDSEDSLVGKTVGQLTLWKENHSDTSFNDSNLGAEEKEFNDSEQKDLGALEGLDDDNDDVENVATISEVSTRENLSDDGRLDSIVNSADSSSTNVDNLANLSLKEKVTKFIQNGDLDPVEDHVSGILIRDDPQESKENFESELDVYTLPGSHLPQDNTVMAHGNSLTSKLDLSGPLDLEKPLWDDHLPHEDLTTQFDKSADTETPKVQNESEINHLKYMLYQKELELSRLKEQIEKEKLALSILQTKAEAEISKARKLISEKDVELQFAEESLSGLKEVQIGFCGDGDIVEVAGSFNGWHHRIKLDPEPSTSAVDLGESRSSRFWSIILWLYPGVYEIKFVVDGKWITDPQRESVTRGHICNNILRVDR from the exons ATGGGAAGTGTATGGGTCTGCTATTTCCCCACCTGCACCACGCTTCCTTGTCGCCACTGCATTTTCTCTCCAACGCACCTTCTTCATCACTCCACCACTCTCTCTCTCCGCGCACGTGCTTCTCAAACCACCACCAGCGCAAGAACAAGAACAAG AAGGAGTCGGAGAATCAAGAGCGACGCCGAGATCTGCAACGATGTCCGCGAATTTCTCGCTTCGGTTGGCCTTCCGGATGACCACATTCCCTCCACCAAGGAACTTTTGCTCCACGGATG GAATGACCTGGCAAACATTGTCAGAAGGAGAGGGCATAAACAGATTCAGGAGCTTCTCACTGGCAGCTCATTAAAAGCTGACGCTGATTTTTTAAGTGCTGAAAATAGTTTAGACGAGAGATTGGACACCCCGAATGTTTTTGAAGATCCATTAACAG GTCAGAATGAGAAGGTGGACAGTTTAGTAGACAATGTCGAAACATCATCAGAATATTTTGTGGGAAGTAATTCTAGTAGTTTGTTTGTGGATTCTTCTTCAAGTTTAGGTGAAGGTACTGACACCGTGCAAGAAGCCTTGGCTAATTTGTCTATTGGGGATGGTCTAAGAGAATTCAATGATCATGCTGAGGTGGTAAGCAATGCGACAAAGGAGAATATCTACCCAAATGAAGTGCCTATTGAGGATAATGATTGTGATAGTCTCTTTCCCAACTTCAGTAGCCAAAGTTCCATCATGCCTGTAGAAATCTCTGGTGAATTACCATTTGAAACAGTGTCTTCTGGAAATTCTGATTCTGAGGATAGTTTGGTGGGAAAAACAGTTGGACAGTTAACCTTGTGGAAGGAAAACCATTCTGACACTTCATTTAATGATTCTAATCTTGGTGCTGAAGAAAAAGAGTTCAATGATTCGGAGCAAAAGGACTTGGGTGCATTAGAAGGTCTAGATGATGACAATGATGATGTTGAAAATGTTGCCACAATTTCTGAAGTTTCCACTCGGGAAAATTTATCTGATGATGGCAGACTTGATTCAATTGTTAATTCTGCTGACAGCAGTTCTACAAATGTTGACAATTTGGCCAACTTATCTTTGAAGGAAAAGGTTACAAAATTTATTCAGAATGGAGATTTGGATCCAGTTGAAG ATCATGTCTCTGGCATTTTGATTCGGGATGATCCTCAGGAAAGCAAAGAGAACTTTGAATCAGAACTAGACGTGTATACTCTGCCAGGTAGTCATCTTCCTCAAGATAATACCGTCATGGCTCATGGGAACTCATTGACATCCAAACTAGATCTATCTGGACCATTGGATTTGGAAAAGCCTCTTTG GGATGATCACTTGCCACATGAGGATCTAACTACTCAGTTTGACAAGAGCGCAGATACTGAG ACTCCAAAAGTGCAAAACGAAAGTGAGATAAATCATCTCAAGTACATGCTG TATCAGAAGGAGTTGGAACTATCTCGACTGAAGGAACAGATTGAAAAGGAAAAG CTTGCTTTGTCTATCTTGCAAACCAAGGCAGAAGCAGAAATCAGCAAAGCTCGAAAACTGATATCCGAAAAAGATGTAGAACTACAGTTTGCTGAAGAAAGTCTTTCAGGACTTAAGGAG GTTCAGATTGGGTTCTGTGGTGATGGTGACATTGTAGAGGTGGCTGGTAGCTTCAACGGTTGGCATCACCGAATAAAACTGGATCCTGAACCATCAACTAGTGCTGTAGACCTTGGTGAATCAAG GAGTTCCAGATTTTGGTCAATAATACTGTGGCTTTATCCTGGTGTATATGAG ataaaatttgttgttgatggCAAATGGATAACAGATCCTCAAAGGGAGTCGGTAACAAGGGGACACATATGTAACAACATTCTAAGAGTAGATAGATGA
- the LOC114192273 gene encoding protein PTST homolog 3, chloroplastic isoform X2, whose amino-acid sequence MGSVWVCYFPTCTTLPCRHCIFSPTHLLHHSTTLSLRARASQTTTSARTRTRSRRIKSDAEICNDVREFLASVGLPDDHIPSTKELLLHGWNDLANIVRRRGHKQIQELLTGSSLKADADFLSAENSLDERLDTPNVFEDPLTGQNEKVDSLVDNVETSSEYFVGSNSSSLFVDSSSSLGEGTDTVQEALANLSIGDGLREFNDHAEVVSNATKENIYPNEVPIEDNDCDSLFPNFSSQSSIMPVEISGELPFETVSSGNSDSEDSLVGKTVGQLTLWKENHSDTSFNDSNLGAEEKEFNDSEQKDLGALEGLDDDNDDVENVATISEVSTRENLSDDGRLDSIVNSADSSSTNVDNLANLSLKEKVTKFIQNGDLDPVEDHVSGILIRDDPQESKENFESELDVYTLPGSHLPQDNTVMAHGNSLTSKLDLSGPLDLEKPLWDDHLPHEDLTTQFDKSADTETPKVQNESEINHLKYMLYQKELELSRLKEQIEKEKLALSILQTKAEAEISKARKLISEKDVELQFAEESLSGLKEVQIGFCGDGDIVEVAGSFNGWHHRIKLDPEPSTSAVDLGESRSSRFWSIILWLYPGVYEIKFVVDGKWITDPQRESVTRGHICNNILRVDR is encoded by the exons ATGGGAAGTGTATGGGTCTGCTATTTCCCCACCTGCACCACGCTTCCTTGTCGCCACTGCATTTTCTCTCCAACGCACCTTCTTCATCACTCCACCACTCTCTCTCTCCGCGCACGTGCTTCTCAAACCACCACCAGCGCAAGAACAAGAACAAG GAGTCGGAGAATCAAGAGCGACGCCGAGATCTGCAACGATGTCCGCGAATTTCTCGCTTCGGTTGGCCTTCCGGATGACCACATTCCCTCCACCAAGGAACTTTTGCTCCACGGATG GAATGACCTGGCAAACATTGTCAGAAGGAGAGGGCATAAACAGATTCAGGAGCTTCTCACTGGCAGCTCATTAAAAGCTGACGCTGATTTTTTAAGTGCTGAAAATAGTTTAGACGAGAGATTGGACACCCCGAATGTTTTTGAAGATCCATTAACAG GTCAGAATGAGAAGGTGGACAGTTTAGTAGACAATGTCGAAACATCATCAGAATATTTTGTGGGAAGTAATTCTAGTAGTTTGTTTGTGGATTCTTCTTCAAGTTTAGGTGAAGGTACTGACACCGTGCAAGAAGCCTTGGCTAATTTGTCTATTGGGGATGGTCTAAGAGAATTCAATGATCATGCTGAGGTGGTAAGCAATGCGACAAAGGAGAATATCTACCCAAATGAAGTGCCTATTGAGGATAATGATTGTGATAGTCTCTTTCCCAACTTCAGTAGCCAAAGTTCCATCATGCCTGTAGAAATCTCTGGTGAATTACCATTTGAAACAGTGTCTTCTGGAAATTCTGATTCTGAGGATAGTTTGGTGGGAAAAACAGTTGGACAGTTAACCTTGTGGAAGGAAAACCATTCTGACACTTCATTTAATGATTCTAATCTTGGTGCTGAAGAAAAAGAGTTCAATGATTCGGAGCAAAAGGACTTGGGTGCATTAGAAGGTCTAGATGATGACAATGATGATGTTGAAAATGTTGCCACAATTTCTGAAGTTTCCACTCGGGAAAATTTATCTGATGATGGCAGACTTGATTCAATTGTTAATTCTGCTGACAGCAGTTCTACAAATGTTGACAATTTGGCCAACTTATCTTTGAAGGAAAAGGTTACAAAATTTATTCAGAATGGAGATTTGGATCCAGTTGAAG ATCATGTCTCTGGCATTTTGATTCGGGATGATCCTCAGGAAAGCAAAGAGAACTTTGAATCAGAACTAGACGTGTATACTCTGCCAGGTAGTCATCTTCCTCAAGATAATACCGTCATGGCTCATGGGAACTCATTGACATCCAAACTAGATCTATCTGGACCATTGGATTTGGAAAAGCCTCTTTG GGATGATCACTTGCCACATGAGGATCTAACTACTCAGTTTGACAAGAGCGCAGATACTGAG ACTCCAAAAGTGCAAAACGAAAGTGAGATAAATCATCTCAAGTACATGCTG TATCAGAAGGAGTTGGAACTATCTCGACTGAAGGAACAGATTGAAAAGGAAAAG CTTGCTTTGTCTATCTTGCAAACCAAGGCAGAAGCAGAAATCAGCAAAGCTCGAAAACTGATATCCGAAAAAGATGTAGAACTACAGTTTGCTGAAGAAAGTCTTTCAGGACTTAAGGAG GTTCAGATTGGGTTCTGTGGTGATGGTGACATTGTAGAGGTGGCTGGTAGCTTCAACGGTTGGCATCACCGAATAAAACTGGATCCTGAACCATCAACTAGTGCTGTAGACCTTGGTGAATCAAG GAGTTCCAGATTTTGGTCAATAATACTGTGGCTTTATCCTGGTGTATATGAG ataaaatttgttgttgatggCAAATGGATAACAGATCCTCAAAGGGAGTCGGTAACAAGGGGACACATATGTAACAACATTCTAAGAGTAGATAGATGA
- the LOC114192273 gene encoding protein PTST homolog 3, chloroplastic isoform X3: protein MGSVWVCYFPTCTTLPCRHCIFSPTHLLHHSTTLSLRARASQTTTSARTRTRRSRRIKSDAEICNDVREFLASVGLPDDHIPSTKELLLHGWNDLANIVRRRGHKQIQELLTGSSLKADADFLSAENSLDERLDTPNVFEDPLTGQNEKVDSLVDNVETSSEYFVGSNSSSLFVDSSSSLGEGTDTVQEALANLSIGDGLREFNDHAEVVSNATKENIYPNEVPIEDNDCDSLFPNFSSQSSIMPVEISGELPFETVSSGNSDSEDSLVGKTVGQLTLWKENHSDTSFNDSNLGAEEKEFNDSEQKDLGALEGLDDDNDDVENVATISEVSTRENLSDDGRLDSIVNSADSSSTNVDNLANLSLKEKVTKFIQNGDLDPVEDHVSGILIRDDPQESKENFESELDVYTLPGSHLPQDNTVMAHGNSLTSKLDLSGPLDLEKPLWDDHLPHEDLTTQFDKSADTETPKVQNESEINHLKYMLYQKELELSRLKEQIEKEKLALSILQTKAEAEISKARKLISEKDVELQFAEESLSGLKEVQIGFCGDGDIVEVAGSFNGWHHRIKLDPEPSTSAVDLGESRSSRFWSIILWLYPGVYEVRASSTILMIRISNH from the exons ATGGGAAGTGTATGGGTCTGCTATTTCCCCACCTGCACCACGCTTCCTTGTCGCCACTGCATTTTCTCTCCAACGCACCTTCTTCATCACTCCACCACTCTCTCTCTCCGCGCACGTGCTTCTCAAACCACCACCAGCGCAAGAACAAGAACAAG AAGGAGTCGGAGAATCAAGAGCGACGCCGAGATCTGCAACGATGTCCGCGAATTTCTCGCTTCGGTTGGCCTTCCGGATGACCACATTCCCTCCACCAAGGAACTTTTGCTCCACGGATG GAATGACCTGGCAAACATTGTCAGAAGGAGAGGGCATAAACAGATTCAGGAGCTTCTCACTGGCAGCTCATTAAAAGCTGACGCTGATTTTTTAAGTGCTGAAAATAGTTTAGACGAGAGATTGGACACCCCGAATGTTTTTGAAGATCCATTAACAG GTCAGAATGAGAAGGTGGACAGTTTAGTAGACAATGTCGAAACATCATCAGAATATTTTGTGGGAAGTAATTCTAGTAGTTTGTTTGTGGATTCTTCTTCAAGTTTAGGTGAAGGTACTGACACCGTGCAAGAAGCCTTGGCTAATTTGTCTATTGGGGATGGTCTAAGAGAATTCAATGATCATGCTGAGGTGGTAAGCAATGCGACAAAGGAGAATATCTACCCAAATGAAGTGCCTATTGAGGATAATGATTGTGATAGTCTCTTTCCCAACTTCAGTAGCCAAAGTTCCATCATGCCTGTAGAAATCTCTGGTGAATTACCATTTGAAACAGTGTCTTCTGGAAATTCTGATTCTGAGGATAGTTTGGTGGGAAAAACAGTTGGACAGTTAACCTTGTGGAAGGAAAACCATTCTGACACTTCATTTAATGATTCTAATCTTGGTGCTGAAGAAAAAGAGTTCAATGATTCGGAGCAAAAGGACTTGGGTGCATTAGAAGGTCTAGATGATGACAATGATGATGTTGAAAATGTTGCCACAATTTCTGAAGTTTCCACTCGGGAAAATTTATCTGATGATGGCAGACTTGATTCAATTGTTAATTCTGCTGACAGCAGTTCTACAAATGTTGACAATTTGGCCAACTTATCTTTGAAGGAAAAGGTTACAAAATTTATTCAGAATGGAGATTTGGATCCAGTTGAAG ATCATGTCTCTGGCATTTTGATTCGGGATGATCCTCAGGAAAGCAAAGAGAACTTTGAATCAGAACTAGACGTGTATACTCTGCCAGGTAGTCATCTTCCTCAAGATAATACCGTCATGGCTCATGGGAACTCATTGACATCCAAACTAGATCTATCTGGACCATTGGATTTGGAAAAGCCTCTTTG GGATGATCACTTGCCACATGAGGATCTAACTACTCAGTTTGACAAGAGCGCAGATACTGAG ACTCCAAAAGTGCAAAACGAAAGTGAGATAAATCATCTCAAGTACATGCTG TATCAGAAGGAGTTGGAACTATCTCGACTGAAGGAACAGATTGAAAAGGAAAAG CTTGCTTTGTCTATCTTGCAAACCAAGGCAGAAGCAGAAATCAGCAAAGCTCGAAAACTGATATCCGAAAAAGATGTAGAACTACAGTTTGCTGAAGAAAGTCTTTCAGGACTTAAGGAG GTTCAGATTGGGTTCTGTGGTGATGGTGACATTGTAGAGGTGGCTGGTAGCTTCAACGGTTGGCATCACCGAATAAAACTGGATCCTGAACCATCAACTAGTGCTGTAGACCTTGGTGAATCAAG GAGTTCCAGATTTTGGTCAATAATACTGTGGCTTTATCCTGGTGTATATGAGGTGCGTGCATCTTCAACGATACTAATGATTAGAATCAGTAATCATTAG